One segment of Arcanobacterium phocae DNA contains the following:
- a CDS encoding SpaA isopeptide-forming pilin-related protein — MKHSQSNRLSIPIAMFFALILAFTMLVTPRPLPAHAATGATLQLSAFKHDNTGTALPDTADLLSGVTFVLTDPDSGFKHQVTTSSSGRAVFSNLNEGNYTLTVEKVPAGVVNLAKPHSISVSKTPTGDFEILMDGKNENGGAGPAPGAHVPGKTPFKIYFPVKPNIAKISSVADKTVIERCDGNNLAEPVTFTMTAPLSIYANWQFVYLPSTDLATSYANFSIQDLVSPRLEVIAARGYVESLGMTATVPVQISQTPTTQGTLVKAEITDFSQLLAKGFEAVDLRTLKLEIDVRPAASEYQNAQVNTSPIENTAEVWLDNNMVNTSNTVSIKLKGSEKTATKVWKDLDTMPAPRISFQLMRNLDGETPEPVPGLALATLTGETTTATWIDLPERDGSCHPWAYSVREVDSQGIPGVPENFESTQTDALTVTNSRLVHPAIDIEKYTLDEGLFPGDHDDEADPYQIPLENVDAGTAVGFVITNIGDIALKDLQFSDVTDPKTAGRVANIHCTLNDQPITVTELARFEVGEKIYCQGKLANMPLGAFHKDIASIHAVSVVRDIKVSDSDLWHAVTPKPAPEPEPSPEPSPSPDPQPEPDPEPSPSPDPQPEPQPEPDPKPEPQPEPDPKPEPQPEPDPQPEPESEPHLATTGTRLDSVMLAMLGLLGIGVGSIGITTITIRTRKE; from the coding sequence ATGAAACACTCTCAAAGCAACCGATTATCTATTCCTATCGCAATGTTCTTTGCACTGATACTTGCGTTCACTATGCTGGTCACGCCTAGACCGTTACCGGCACACGCGGCTACCGGAGCAACATTGCAGCTGTCCGCCTTCAAGCATGACAACACCGGTACAGCTCTTCCAGACACAGCCGATCTTCTTTCTGGCGTAACCTTTGTTCTTACCGATCCCGATTCAGGTTTTAAACACCAAGTTACGACGTCGTCAAGTGGCCGGGCAGTATTCAGTAATCTGAATGAAGGAAACTACACGCTGACGGTCGAAAAAGTGCCAGCCGGCGTCGTTAATCTTGCTAAACCCCATAGCATCTCAGTGTCAAAAACTCCGACAGGCGACTTTGAAATATTGATGGATGGAAAGAACGAAAACGGCGGCGCTGGACCGGCTCCGGGCGCACATGTTCCAGGAAAAACTCCATTCAAGATATATTTTCCAGTTAAACCTAACATTGCCAAGATCAGTAGCGTTGCAGACAAGACAGTAATCGAACGATGCGACGGCAATAATTTAGCTGAACCAGTGACGTTCACAATGACTGCTCCGCTGTCAATTTATGCTAACTGGCAGTTTGTCTACCTACCTTCAACGGATCTCGCTACCTCGTATGCGAATTTCAGTATCCAAGATTTAGTCAGCCCCCGTCTGGAAGTAATTGCCGCACGCGGTTATGTCGAATCATTAGGCATGACAGCAACTGTCCCAGTTCAGATATCGCAAACTCCTACCACACAGGGCACTCTCGTTAAAGCAGAGATTACCGATTTTTCTCAGTTATTAGCTAAGGGTTTTGAGGCGGTAGATTTACGAACCCTCAAGCTAGAAATTGACGTACGTCCAGCTGCTAGCGAATACCAGAATGCACAAGTGAACACATCACCCATCGAAAATACTGCAGAAGTTTGGCTTGATAACAACATGGTCAACACTTCGAACACTGTGAGTATCAAACTAAAGGGCAGCGAGAAAACTGCAACGAAAGTGTGGAAAGATCTCGACACCATGCCTGCGCCACGGATTTCTTTCCAGCTGATGCGAAACCTTGATGGAGAAACTCCTGAGCCAGTTCCTGGACTAGCATTGGCTACCTTAACGGGAGAGACGACGACGGCGACCTGGATCGATTTACCAGAACGGGATGGCTCCTGCCACCCATGGGCTTACTCGGTACGCGAAGTGGACTCCCAGGGGATCCCAGGGGTGCCAGAAAATTTCGAATCGACGCAAACTGACGCGTTGACGGTTACAAATTCACGCCTAGTACACCCAGCGATTGATATTGAAAAGTATACTCTCGATGAAGGCCTGTTCCCTGGAGATCACGACGACGAAGCAGATCCTTACCAAATTCCTCTAGAAAATGTGGATGCCGGTACAGCAGTTGGCTTTGTTATCACAAACATCGGCGATATCGCATTAAAAGATTTACAGTTCAGTGATGTAACAGATCCAAAGACTGCTGGACGTGTCGCCAATATTCATTGTACGCTCAACGATCAGCCAATAACAGTGACCGAGCTCGCTCGTTTTGAGGTTGGGGAAAAGATCTATTGCCAGGGCAAACTCGCCAACATGCCGTTAGGAGCATTTCACAAGGATATAGCTTCTATTCATGCAGTTTCAGTAGTACGCGATATAAAGGTTTCGGATTCTGATCTGTGGCATGCAGTTACTCCAAAACCTGCACCTGAACCGGAACCATCTCCAGAACCATCTCCATCTCCGGACCCACAACCCGAGCCAGACCCAGAACCATCTCCGTCTCCGGACCCACAACCAGAACCACAACCTGAGCCAGACCCAAAGCCGGAACCACAACCTGAGCCAGACCCAAAGCCGGAACCACAACCTGAGCCAGACCCACAACCAGAGCCAGAATCCGAACCGCATCTTGCTACCACAGGCACGCGTCTAGACTCTGTCATGCTGGCGATGCTCGGTCTACTCGGAATCGGTGTTGGATCTATTGGCATTACCACAATAACTATCAGAACGCGTAAGGAATAA
- a CDS encoding cation:proton antiporter — MQALELILLLFSVILLSTVLDQLVSGLSLPLIQIAMGLLAALVIGEPFALTIDADLFLVLFIAPLLYDESRKVSKRSLARHMSSILSLAIGLVVASVFAVGFVLHWLSPTIPLAAALTLGAALGPTDAVAVTALAKTAKLNERQKALLSGEALINDASGIVSFQFAVALVVTGVFSIREAATAFAISFGGGLVCGLVLGVVVLAVTRAVRSVGLESTVFHVTFEIFTPFAIYLVAESLHVSGVLAVVGAGLLVTLAPLPSTVYTARVSLVSSGVWEVLSFILNGVVFVFLGSNLPSIVTNSWEQSADPLALLGMVIAGTVVVVGVRYLWIVIADFISMKRGGLPGFPSLRSVLIPSLVTTLGGPKGAVTLTIAFTLPYGIIGTHGQSIRDELIFLASGIILFTLLLANFIVPRLAPFQVSAQEKTRENDVRAAVLRLLIKSMTTKFETHYPIALALFVSRYRREIAELTAGDDFATANRQLRLELIFRQREFIDDMLSQNTISVATHHALDHTLERLLQVMKHRRSGAFNIKGMWAFITSRIRIFLDDHSSDKAPDSVEQLRHARIELEKFAIAFLESATIDSENAENVRKFLLREHNDMLRQLEQSSHRQYPAIPETQDASNTAHDPEIPSRTMGEQLNLLEVEALRLELGCIQELREDGQITLKEAQMLRDEIYLLQMNLSDLGTH, encoded by the coding sequence ATGCAAGCCCTAGAACTTATCTTGTTACTGTTTTCCGTTATTTTATTATCGACTGTTCTGGACCAGTTAGTTTCTGGATTGTCGCTCCCACTCATTCAAATTGCGATGGGATTGCTTGCGGCTTTAGTTATTGGCGAACCGTTTGCCCTCACGATCGACGCCGATCTGTTTCTGGTACTTTTCATTGCTCCGCTCTTATACGACGAATCGCGTAAAGTTTCAAAACGATCGTTAGCACGCCACATGTCTTCGATTCTGTCTCTAGCGATCGGACTAGTTGTAGCAAGTGTCTTTGCAGTCGGATTTGTACTCCATTGGCTATCCCCTACTATCCCGTTAGCCGCAGCGCTCACACTTGGTGCAGCTCTCGGACCTACTGACGCAGTTGCCGTTACTGCACTGGCAAAAACAGCAAAACTAAACGAACGCCAAAAAGCTTTATTATCTGGCGAAGCTCTTATCAATGACGCCTCCGGCATTGTGTCATTCCAATTTGCGGTAGCACTGGTAGTTACTGGAGTTTTCAGCATCCGTGAAGCGGCAACGGCATTTGCTATCTCGTTTGGTGGCGGGCTTGTATGTGGCTTGGTTTTGGGGGTCGTGGTTCTAGCTGTGACTCGTGCAGTCCGCAGTGTGGGCTTGGAGTCTACCGTGTTCCACGTGACGTTCGAAATTTTCACTCCGTTTGCTATCTATCTCGTTGCAGAGTCATTACATGTTAGCGGTGTTCTTGCGGTGGTTGGTGCCGGATTATTAGTCACGTTAGCGCCGTTACCTTCTACGGTTTACACAGCTCGGGTATCACTTGTTTCTTCCGGAGTATGGGAAGTGCTCAGCTTTATCCTCAATGGCGTTGTTTTCGTGTTTCTTGGTTCGAATTTGCCAAGCATCGTCACAAATTCGTGGGAACAGTCTGCAGATCCGCTAGCACTCTTAGGAATGGTCATTGCCGGCACTGTAGTAGTTGTCGGCGTGCGCTATCTTTGGATCGTAATTGCCGATTTCATTAGCATGAAACGTGGTGGGCTACCTGGTTTTCCTTCGTTACGCAGTGTTTTAATACCTTCTTTAGTGACGACGTTGGGTGGTCCAAAAGGCGCTGTCACACTCACTATTGCGTTCACACTGCCTTATGGAATTATTGGTACGCATGGCCAATCTATCCGTGATGAGCTTATTTTCTTAGCATCAGGGATTATTTTGTTTACGCTTCTTCTTGCTAATTTTATTGTTCCGCGTCTGGCACCGTTCCAGGTCTCTGCACAGGAAAAAACACGAGAGAACGACGTACGAGCAGCTGTGTTGCGTCTCCTCATTAAATCAATGACTACTAAGTTCGAGACTCATTATCCCATTGCACTGGCATTGTTTGTTAGCCGTTACCGACGCGAAATTGCAGAGCTAACTGCCGGTGACGACTTTGCTACCGCAAACCGTCAACTGCGGTTGGAATTGATTTTCCGACAACGCGAATTTATTGACGATATGTTGTCTCAGAACACGATTTCAGTTGCTACCCACCATGCGCTAGACCATACGTTAGAACGTCTTTTGCAGGTTATGAAGCATCGTCGCAGTGGCGCCTTTAATATCAAAGGCATGTGGGCATTTATCACCAGCCGGATAAGGATCTTTCTTGATGACCACAGCTCCGATAAAGCCCCTGACTCAGTTGAGCAGTTACGCCATGCACGAATAGAACTCGAAAAGTTTGCAATCGCATTTTTAGAATCCGCAACTATTGATTCAGAGAATGCCGAAAATGTACGCAAATTCCTGCTACGTGAACACAATGACATGCTTCGCCAGCTAGAACAATCTTCTCATAGACAATATCCAGCTATACCCGAAACACAAGACGCATCAAACACAGCCCATGACCCGGAAATTCCATCCAGAACAATGGGCGAACAACTGAATTTACTAGAAGTTGAGGCACTCCGTCTTGAGCTAGGATGCATCCAAGAGCTACGTGAAGACGGTCAGATAACATTGAAGGAAGCGCAAATGCTCCGCGATGAAATCTATCTGCTACAGATGAACCTTTCTGACCTAGGTACCCACTAG
- a CDS encoding Cna B-type domain-containing protein, which yields MLMSVRPGPYLFKRLCYFLVVATVVLVAIVAPPVSKSYALDRQEFVCEYDCDIQSFIDQAAQDPTRIVLFDSDNMVTSTLVINAGQDIEIVEGEPFHPMVESTGSVLNREDDFTGSLIHVKEGGKLTLKENPSGKTAGRIGVYARGEYVPASSPTILVEGELVLGKGSKVYGARNLSGSNKGAITVTGKNASLLIDGGIVTDNWRGQDPGSNQYGAGNIAVSKGAKLIMNSGEVSNGRGSAVSGASYGETGGIGVYNGGYVEINGGEISNNAGFAGGIVAWTWPWDRTATLRDPEGERSNVVVNGGIISHNTAGFGGGGALVFGNATLTMNGGEMSENRAPNGGGVNAMNLYTWGGDYPGSEVDGEGKTQGFTSEEWRKLVPGSFTMNGGTISRNNAWRTGGGVNVVSNDVILRAGNITNNSTSGQGGGVYVATKTYTAHIFNALVTDNTSSSVGGGLWTCPTGSYTFYVTDGVAVANNEAEKFGDDLAHTNYGGAHAAPIRLSERMLGGGISRWFDDGSLGVESTRFDPSDTGQQRTPEKIFELSNAGLKNSSPKESLETAKKFAQLTISGNSARLGGGLGTNGHVVFGTPEQTRMQIEKSWIVDGEMVQDSGKDLVDGYAAPPVTVDILRKDYSVQSGQVDETIVNTIELSWNTGWKATVENLPITNVAGDPIEYSVREHEIEGFTSDAVVERQWDGSWLVKLTNTKDEPTVTSLVLTKKWTPDAPSSVDSLSFDVIGTSDDFPDGRVVRTVELTAPDWTTTVTDLPIKSDAGHNIAYSVRENEIPGYVSVVSPKKNEDGTWGVDVENIKKTFALEWTKTDESNDLLGGAVFKVTGPDGFEQTVEDDLDADLDKNPGKFRISVPVAGDYTLVEVQAPAGYKTDSEPRTIQVNEPTSATDPHVIGVFDAIVNQLLRTDITVEKHWAGKGKKIDVQFQLMAGVTGEEPQPVGEPVTLSAGSASYTWTGMPLFREGKKLTYSVRELTVSDKFTSSVDGLVVTNTFIPPTPPTPPTPPTPPTPPTPPTPPTPPTPPTPPTPPTPPTPPTPPTPPELPKTGADPFGLAFTGMVVILGGALLVRWRKCE from the coding sequence ATGCTAATGTCCGTTCGGCCAGGCCCGTATTTGTTCAAGCGATTGTGCTACTTTCTCGTTGTTGCAACGGTAGTTCTCGTTGCTATCGTTGCGCCACCAGTTTCTAAATCTTATGCCTTAGACCGACAAGAATTTGTTTGTGAATACGATTGTGATATCCAGTCTTTCATCGATCAGGCAGCACAAGATCCAACTCGTATCGTGTTGTTTGACAGCGATAATATGGTGACTTCCACTCTCGTAATTAACGCCGGTCAGGATATTGAAATTGTGGAAGGAGAACCCTTTCATCCGATGGTTGAATCCACGGGGTCAGTGCTGAACCGGGAAGATGACTTTACTGGTTCTCTCATACATGTCAAAGAAGGCGGCAAGCTTACCCTTAAAGAAAATCCGTCTGGTAAAACTGCGGGGCGCATTGGTGTGTATGCCCGTGGAGAATATGTGCCAGCTAGTTCTCCTACAATTCTAGTAGAAGGTGAACTTGTCCTTGGAAAGGGATCAAAAGTTTACGGTGCTCGCAATCTTTCGGGATCAAATAAAGGTGCAATTACTGTTACCGGTAAGAATGCTTCACTGTTAATCGACGGCGGAATTGTTACGGACAACTGGCGTGGCCAAGATCCAGGATCGAACCAGTACGGCGCTGGAAACATCGCAGTGTCCAAGGGTGCAAAACTCATTATGAACTCGGGCGAAGTTAGCAACGGGCGTGGCTCAGCTGTTAGCGGAGCATCATACGGAGAAACTGGCGGCATTGGCGTTTATAACGGCGGATATGTTGAGATCAACGGTGGTGAAATCTCCAATAACGCAGGTTTCGCTGGTGGCATTGTTGCATGGACATGGCCATGGGACCGGACAGCTACTTTACGCGACCCAGAAGGCGAGCGCTCGAACGTCGTCGTCAATGGCGGAATTATCTCGCACAATACTGCTGGTTTTGGCGGAGGCGGAGCGCTTGTTTTTGGCAACGCAACGCTGACCATGAACGGCGGCGAGATGAGCGAAAACCGGGCACCTAACGGTGGTGGAGTCAATGCCATGAACCTCTACACCTGGGGTGGAGACTATCCTGGATCGGAAGTTGACGGGGAAGGGAAGACTCAGGGGTTTACCAGCGAAGAGTGGCGGAAATTGGTCCCGGGCAGTTTTACCATGAACGGTGGGACTATTTCGCGTAATAATGCGTGGCGTACTGGCGGTGGCGTGAACGTTGTGTCAAACGACGTCATTTTGCGTGCTGGAAATATTACGAACAACTCAACCTCTGGTCAAGGCGGTGGCGTATATGTTGCGACTAAAACCTACACTGCCCATATATTCAATGCTCTTGTCACGGACAATACCTCGTCTTCTGTCGGAGGAGGATTGTGGACGTGTCCTACTGGTTCATATACATTCTATGTAACTGATGGCGTAGCAGTTGCCAACAATGAAGCTGAAAAATTCGGTGACGATTTGGCCCACACCAACTATGGCGGTGCACATGCTGCTCCAATCCGACTTTCCGAACGAATGCTCGGAGGTGGAATATCTCGGTGGTTCGATGACGGCTCATTAGGGGTAGAGTCGACTCGGTTCGACCCATCTGATACCGGGCAACAACGAACACCGGAGAAAATATTTGAGCTCTCCAATGCCGGGCTCAAGAATTCTTCACCAAAAGAATCCTTAGAAACAGCAAAGAAATTTGCACAATTAACTATCAGCGGCAATAGCGCCAGGCTCGGTGGCGGACTGGGAACAAATGGGCACGTGGTTTTCGGCACTCCAGAACAAACTCGCATGCAAATCGAAAAATCATGGATTGTTGACGGCGAAATGGTCCAGGACTCCGGTAAAGACCTCGTTGATGGCTATGCAGCGCCTCCGGTGACAGTAGATATTCTTCGCAAAGACTATTCCGTGCAATCTGGTCAAGTTGACGAAACAATTGTGAATACGATTGAGCTTTCGTGGAACACTGGTTGGAAAGCTACAGTTGAAAATTTGCCAATAACTAATGTTGCCGGAGACCCTATCGAGTACAGTGTTCGTGAACATGAGATAGAAGGCTTCACATCCGATGCTGTGGTTGAACGTCAATGGGACGGATCGTGGCTAGTTAAGCTAACTAATACCAAAGATGAGCCAACAGTAACCTCGTTGGTTTTGACTAAGAAGTGGACGCCGGATGCTCCTAGTAGCGTGGATTCGTTGTCGTTTGATGTTATTGGGACAAGTGATGACTTCCCAGATGGTCGAGTGGTTCGAACGGTTGAGCTTACTGCGCCAGATTGGACGACGACGGTTACAGATCTGCCAATTAAATCTGATGCTGGCCACAATATTGCATATTCTGTGCGTGAGAATGAAATACCCGGATACGTTTCGGTGGTTTCGCCGAAGAAGAATGAAGATGGTACCTGGGGTGTTGACGTAGAGAATATTAAAAAGACGTTTGCCTTAGAATGGACCAAGACCGATGAGTCTAACGATTTATTGGGTGGCGCTGTTTTTAAGGTGACAGGGCCGGATGGCTTTGAGCAGACCGTTGAAGATGACTTAGATGCAGATCTTGATAAGAACCCGGGAAAATTTAGGATAAGCGTTCCAGTCGCCGGTGACTACACGCTGGTCGAAGTCCAGGCACCTGCAGGCTACAAAACAGATAGCGAACCGCGGACTATCCAGGTTAATGAACCGACGAGTGCAACTGATCCTCATGTTATCGGGGTATTTGACGCCATTGTTAATCAGTTGCTTCGCACAGATATAACAGTAGAGAAACACTGGGCTGGTAAAGGTAAGAAGATCGATGTCCAATTCCAGTTGATGGCAGGTGTTACTGGGGAGGAGCCACAACCTGTTGGTGAACCAGTGACGCTTAGTGCAGGATCTGCCAGTTATACATGGACTGGAATGCCGTTATTCCGCGAAGGTAAGAAACTGACATACTCGGTTCGGGAACTGACAGTTTCAGATAAGTTTACGAGTTCAGTTGATGGCCTTGTCGTAACGAATACGTTCATTCCGCCTACACCACCGACACCTCCGACGCCGCCTACACCACCGACGCCTCCGACGCCGCCTACACCACCGACGCCGCCTACACCTCCGACGCCTCCGACGCCGCCTACACCACCGACGCCGCCTACACCACCGACGCCGCCGGAATTACCGAAAACTGGTGCAGACCCGTTTGGTTTAGCTTTTACCGGTATGGTTGTGATTCTTGGTGGAGCTTTGCTGGTGCGTTGGCGTAAGTGTGAGTAA
- a CDS encoding deoxynucleoside kinase, whose amino-acid sequence MLVVGGMIGVGKTTLASVVAADLDIDLYTENVDDNDILPLFYTASEEEQIFKRYPFLLQLEFLTSRYRDIKRALFGGPAIMDRSIYEDWYFAKVNTDLGRISPEEFRLYAKILDEMMKEIAQFPKKAPDLMIYLHASFDTIMERIGARGRDFEQDEKLVSYYRTLWEGYDDWVHNHYSASPVLMVNADEFDFFRAEDRKFLVEQVEKLQFNPTAQYMTLSRD is encoded by the coding sequence ATGCTAGTTGTCGGTGGAATGATCGGAGTTGGCAAAACCACTCTCGCGTCAGTGGTTGCAGCGGATCTCGATATCGATCTTTACACGGAAAATGTTGACGACAACGATATTCTCCCTCTTTTCTACACCGCATCTGAAGAAGAACAGATCTTTAAGCGTTACCCATTCTTATTACAACTTGAATTCCTGACATCACGTTACCGGGACATCAAGCGTGCCCTATTTGGCGGTCCAGCTATAATGGATCGGTCAATCTATGAAGACTGGTATTTCGCAAAAGTCAACACTGATTTGGGTCGCATTTCTCCAGAAGAATTCCGTCTTTACGCCAAAATCCTTGATGAAATGATGAAGGAGATCGCGCAGTTCCCGAAGAAAGCCCCGGATCTCATGATCTATCTGCACGCCTCGTTCGATACGATTATGGAACGCATTGGGGCGCGTGGGCGCGACTTCGAACAAGACGAGAAGCTTGTCTCCTATTACCGCACCCTGTGGGAGGGCTACGACGATTGGGTACACAACCACTACTCAGCATCCCCAGTACTCATGGTTAACGCAGACGAATTCGATTTCTTCCGCGCCGAGGATCGCAAATTCCTCGTCGAGCAGGTGGAAAAGCTTCAATTTAACCCTACGGCTCAGTATATGACGCTGTCTCGCGATTAA
- the betT gene encoding choline BCCT transporter BetT codes for MNATLEPNRAIVVKRRVFWGAALSIGALVLWTIIGPEAAGHVLSVVTLWIGRWFGWFYILLGTATVVFVFYIALSRYGDIRLSSSDSRPEYSNLAWASMLFAAGIGTDILFFSVAEPVSQFMKPPQGTPQSVTAAEQAPVWAIFHYGITGWAMYALMGLALGYFAYRRGRPIAARTALEPIFGEKRMAGIFGDIVDIAAILGAVFGVVTTLGIGVVQINVGLEIMFGIQRGLATQTVLIFVAVLMAIISAVSGVSRGIRILSQINVIAAIALVGWVLATGRPEFLMNAMVSNIGDLVAYFPQMTMDTMAYSDVEIWKNAWTLFFWAWWVAWASFVGMFLARISRGRTIRQFVFGVMTIPFLYVVMWISIFGNRAIDYILRADDGPEFARITLNTPELGFYHLLQQVPGGTAIVLLATAVGFLFYVTSADSGALVVANLCSVLPSPTTDARPWLRVFWASLTGVLTVGMLFVGGIPALQSATVIMGLPFAFVIALTMVGFYKEISRDRKTMKARSVTYSLGIGSLAATSFSQNASWKERLAQLFGTVTPQQAQNYLDRVVRQALEALATEIAKQGAYSAVVSGDDNYVYPETDRVVYDHLTLHITGTQGDFYYRTISIDGPAMVYGTQIPTENDRSTRIEVQTSLDEEPYDIMGYSAEAIICDVINQFERFMRDNGSGEF; via the coding sequence GTGAACGCGACACTTGAACCGAATCGGGCAATAGTAGTTAAGCGCAGAGTGTTTTGGGGCGCTGCATTGTCAATCGGAGCTCTAGTCCTATGGACAATTATTGGGCCAGAAGCTGCAGGGCACGTTCTGAGTGTCGTTACTTTATGGATTGGCAGATGGTTCGGCTGGTTCTATATTTTATTGGGAACAGCGACAGTTGTTTTTGTTTTCTATATTGCGCTTTCTCGATATGGTGACATCCGCTTGTCGTCGTCGGATTCTCGTCCTGAATATTCGAATCTAGCGTGGGCGTCTATGCTCTTCGCTGCTGGTATCGGAACAGATATCTTATTCTTTTCGGTAGCAGAACCAGTATCGCAGTTTATGAAACCGCCACAAGGTACACCACAGTCGGTCACTGCTGCGGAACAAGCCCCTGTTTGGGCCATTTTCCATTATGGAATAACCGGCTGGGCAATGTACGCCCTGATGGGGCTGGCGCTTGGTTACTTCGCATACCGTCGTGGACGCCCAATCGCGGCTCGCACTGCACTAGAACCAATCTTTGGCGAAAAACGCATGGCAGGCATTTTCGGAGACATTGTTGATATTGCAGCCATTCTTGGTGCCGTTTTCGGCGTCGTAACAACCCTTGGAATCGGCGTCGTCCAAATCAACGTTGGACTCGAAATAATGTTTGGGATCCAACGAGGCCTAGCAACCCAAACTGTTCTCATATTCGTTGCGGTTTTGATGGCAATCATTTCGGCCGTGTCGGGTGTCTCGCGGGGGATACGTATTCTTTCGCAGATTAACGTTATAGCAGCGATCGCCCTAGTGGGATGGGTGCTGGCTACCGGGCGTCCGGAATTCTTGATGAACGCCATGGTTTCAAACATTGGTGATCTCGTAGCCTACTTCCCACAGATGACGATGGATACGATGGCTTATTCTGATGTTGAAATCTGGAAGAACGCGTGGACGCTGTTCTTCTGGGCCTGGTGGGTGGCGTGGGCGTCATTTGTTGGAATGTTTTTGGCGCGAATCTCTCGTGGCCGCACTATCCGACAATTTGTTTTTGGCGTGATGACGATTCCATTCCTTTATGTGGTGATGTGGATTTCTATTTTTGGTAACCGTGCGATCGACTATATTTTGCGCGCCGACGACGGACCAGAGTTTGCGCGGATTACTCTCAATACTCCGGAGCTTGGTTTTTATCATTTGTTACAGCAGGTTCCAGGTGGGACAGCTATTGTACTGCTTGCGACTGCTGTCGGATTCTTGTTCTATGTAACGTCTGCTGATTCAGGCGCCCTAGTAGTAGCAAACTTGTGTTCAGTTTTGCCATCGCCGACGACGGATGCGCGGCCGTGGTTGCGGGTATTCTGGGCGTCACTGACCGGAGTTTTAACTGTTGGGATGTTATTTGTTGGTGGGATACCTGCATTACAATCGGCGACAGTCATCATGGGCCTGCCGTTTGCTTTCGTCATCGCTCTAACCATGGTTGGTTTCTATAAGGAGATAAGCCGTGATAGAAAAACTATGAAAGCTCGCTCTGTAACCTACTCGCTTGGGATAGGCTCGTTGGCAGCAACGAGCTTTTCGCAGAACGCTTCGTGGAAAGAACGTCTTGCACAATTATTTGGAACTGTGACCCCGCAACAAGCTCAAAACTATCTAGACCGAGTTGTTAGGCAAGCACTGGAAGCATTGGCTACTGAGATTGCTAAACAAGGTGCTTATTCGGCGGTGGTCTCGGGCGATGATAACTATGTATATCCAGAAACAGATCGCGTTGTCTATGACCACCTAACACTGCACATTACGGGGACTCAAGGAGACTTCTATTATCGAACAATTTCTATTGATGGCCCAGCGATGGTTTATGGAACTCAAATCCCAACTGAGAATGACCGTTCTACTCGAATAGAAGTTCAGACAAGCTTAGATGAAGAGCCATATGACATTATGGGATATTCTGCGGAAGCAATTATTTGTGATGTGATAAATCAGTTTGAACGGTTTATGCGTGACAATGGATCCGGCGAATTTTAG
- a CDS encoding ArsR/SmtB family transcription factor, whose product MDILNGLPQAAELFKALGNESRLALLVLLDKQPLGVGALAEQAHMSQPLVSQHLRTLRAVGLVTSTRHGKEMIYQVADVHVAHVVADALIHVQESVDSYSLPHPHDDHRARQKEANNDN is encoded by the coding sequence ATGGACATCCTGAACGGACTGCCACAAGCAGCAGAACTTTTCAAAGCACTCGGTAACGAATCACGCCTAGCGCTCCTCGTTTTGCTCGATAAACAACCACTCGGAGTGGGCGCGCTTGCTGAGCAAGCACACATGTCTCAACCGCTGGTTTCCCAGCACCTTCGTACGCTTCGAGCAGTCGGCCTTGTCACCTCAACCCGTCACGGGAAAGAGATGATCTATCAGGTAGCTGATGTGCACGTAGCGCACGTCGTTGCAGATGCCCTCATCCATGTTCAAGAATCAGTGGATTCTTATTCCCTACCCCACCCGCACGATGACCATCGTGCACGACAGAAAGAAGCCAACAATGACAATTAG
- a CDS encoding YbdD/YjiX family protein, which produces MSEFSQKFWDRYEHVRYLWRAMTGEGAYDAYVERHRREHPGHEPMSEREFWRARADEAERNVQARCC; this is translated from the coding sequence ATGTCAGAGTTCTCCCAGAAATTCTGGGATCGATATGAGCACGTTCGGTATTTATGGCGAGCTATGACGGGAGAGGGCGCCTACGATGCCTATGTTGAACGTCATCGCCGGGAGCATCCTGGTCATGAGCCGATGAGCGAGCGCGAGTTTTGGCGTGCACGCGCTGACGAAGCCGAACGGAATGTGCAAGCTCGTTGCTGTTAG